TTTTACAATAACATCTACTGTAACAGCTAATTCTTCTGACGTCACTTATTTGTGGACTACTGATCTTCCTGGAAATGAAGATTCTGTCAACTATCGACCAACATTTACACTGAAAGTATCGGAAACAGAGGTTGATGGCActatttatttagtaaatatAACAGTTACAAACATCATTGGGTCAACAACGGATTCAGCTAATATCACAATATCTGGTAagattttaaatgaaatgatatCCATGAGAAATATTTTAGCTTTATCTACTGGATACAACTGTGAATACCAGTGATTCTGAGATTGATCTAAATGTTATCTGCTAGCTTCATTTTTGGTATTAGGTGTTAACTTCAtcaattcatttttgtaaaataataaagcaaacGATGGATGGACTGGAATTGCATTTAACATGAGCAAGATTTATACAATAGTAGTTTAACTATAGATTgttcattaaaaaacaattaagtaGTTGATGTATCGATTTGTTAACtataagtaataattattttaattgcatAGCAAGTATTACTAATAATTGAGGtaatttatactgtacaaaCGACTTAAACATAAAAACAGTCGTTTAGGAGTATGGAAatgtatactactgtattatgctATGGATGTATTAGTTCCTTCAACTTAGTTCATTTAAATTTTTCCTAAAACTATTTCAGTAATTATGACTGTTGTTATGAgttctttatttaattataaatgtcaTTTCATATTAATGTTTGTGTTAAGGTACAGagtaacaatttatattttccaTGATCAACTGcaatgcaattaaaaaaaaaacacccagTTTTTAATTAGAATATAAAAATCACCATATTAAGCACCAGTAAGATAACCATTATGAAATCATGCCACTGATGCGCTGAGCAGGCCTACTACAAACTTGTTTCATTTAGTTGATGAGCGTTTGCGTGTTTTCGGTTAAAAATAGCATTAAGTCAACAGTTTCAGTCAAAACCACGTCTATACCAATTACAAGTAAGCGTCGTTTAATTAATGAATTTGTGTTTTAGATATTCAGTACTGGAGTTTCATACAAACGACATTGGCTCATATTCTACAATACCAGAttttactacaatttaatttcaatatcaaTATACACCCGTTATGTGCacttattaaaataaacaaatcatatAAAATACATTGATAGATTAGGACTGTAATATGCtaacaaaaaacattttccttCAGAGACAACAGCCGAGTCATGTAATGATACTACTGGTCTGACCATCGGGATGTTCTTTGTTGGCATCATACTTGGTGTCTTAGGATTTTACATTGCAGAAATTACTCACAACAAGATAAAGAAGGTTGGTAAAATGCAGTATGAATATTATACTTATATAACCTTTATAATTTTCGAACTATTCATGCTGACAGTGgcaaaaataattcaattgatGGACTACATTCtactaaaataaaatgtccaACCTTATTGcacaaaatataattgaaaaacATACAGTAGTGTATACAGAgtaataataactttatattAATCTAATAGAAGTCGCTATCAAAGGAACAAGACGCAGAGAAAAGGAAACAAGATGTAAGTATCGATACAATCTATAAAGAGGACAAACCAACGACTGGTAATCCGATTGAAAATATTATGATTGTGCATACTATAGTTACTTTTAGTACGATTGCCACAAGTTATTGGATTGTGAGTTTATTGCTTATTTACTACATTGTATAATAGTTTCTAATATTACCGGTAGCAATCCTTTGCTTTTTAACAGACTTACATGGATTATGTAGTAGACACTGGCGAGCAAACCCAAACCTATCAAGATTTACAACATAAAGAAGAAGAGTCAGCTTATGTTAATCTTAACGCTGTGAATAAGCAAAAGGGAAAAGTATGAACTATTAAGAAATGAACTAAAAGCATAAATCAATAGATATAAGCTTTTAAGGACTGTGTTTAATAaagtaaatgtaaatgtatgtaTAGCGCATTCCACAAACTATGCCctcttttgtttatattgttatctttatttgctacattttatatttttcaaattcaaatattctttattcatcctcaatcatgaaaatatacaacaacaatatatgagaacataaaaaagatgaaaaggaaacacatacaaactcaaaagagcttgattagttgtgtccccctatgtccctaactagcctaaaaaactaaaacataaataataaaaaaagctaaatcctgcaacaagtatttttaaaattatttgtaaaatgataaatgttctttaaacaatgatttaaatatatatattgatttggtactttgtagttcgtaattcaagtcattccacaatttgggtcccacacatgacacagtaaaactagtagaagtacgattacgttttctgagtctcattttgtctttagatcttgtattataattatggtaagaaccatttttaataaagagcgatgaaaaacgcacgtcctgattagtagtaacattatacatgaaaagcccaatttggtacttattgatatccgcaattttaagaagtttaaatttatagaaacattcagtcattgaatcattaaactttgaccatgttatagctcgtaatgcccttttctggagtttaaataaataacaacaatatatgagaacataaaaaagatgaaaaggaaacaaataaaaactcaaaagagcttgattagttgtgtccccctaagtccctaactagcctaaaaaactaaaacataaataataaaaaaaagctaaatcctgcaacaagtattattttaaaattatttgtaaaatgataataaatgttctttaaacaatgatttaaatatatatattgatttggtactttgtagttcgtaattcaagtcattccacaatttgggtcccacacatgacacagtaaaactagtagaagtacgattacgttttctgagtttcattttgtctttatatcttgtattataattatggtaagaaccatttttaataaagagcgatgaaaaacgcacgtcctgattagtagtaacattatacatgaaaagcccaatttggtacttattgatatccgcaattttaagaagtttaaatttatagaaacattcagtcattgaatcattaaactttgaccatgttatagctcgtaatgcCCTTTTCTGGAGTTTAAATAACTCGTCTAAATAACTTGGAAATGTGCTACACCATATtatgttgcaataatttaatactggttcaatgagtgatttgtatattgtccagagagcataggttggtaaaaaatgtcttactttATATAGTATGCCTACATATCGAGATATTTTCCTAGCTGTAACATTGATGTGGTTCTTATGTGAGAAATTCATCAATATGTACTCCAAGGAATTTAGTCGATTTAACTCTACctattcttttattgttgacataaatatttacattctctAAATTACTTGGATTTCGCTGATTGcggaaaattatgtaattagtttttttaacgttgattgatagtttattgcacatgaaccaatccgaaacattttttagttcaccATTAACTAGTTCTATGAGATAGAGGGCGCACTAGCGGTGGTTGGTCGTGTTTGTGATTTCGTAGTCTGGAGATCTTTTTACTATCATAATTTTTACACTTTTCGATCGcaagtatttaaaaaacataacgCTATTTGCTCTTTAGTATTATTGCTTGACGGATTCATAGAAAATAAGCCTTTTTGTTCAAGGATTGTTGTGATTTTTAAGGATGGCTAGTGGAGGCTATATTGGAGGTGGTGGTAGGCCTAAGTCTAAGACAGCTCGTAAGCTTAGGTCGGCGTTAACCCCAGCGGGGGATGATTCGATACCTCATCTAGGCCTATGTGGTAGTTGTAGTAAAGCTGTTGATAATCAATCAGTAACGTGTGGCATGTGTgggttttgttttcattgttcaTGTCAAGACGTAGGAAAGTCTTTATTTGATGTTATTTCATCTGGTGAACAGGGCCTTCATTGGTATTGTCGTACCTGTAATAAGTCTGCTTATGGTTTTTTGAAAGCGTTGTCGACGATCGGTAAAACACAAGAAAATATTCTCAAAGACATAAAACGTATAGATGAAACTATCACACGAAATTCAAGTGATATTGCTGATCTCAAGGCTAAGGATTCAACTGATAAGATTGATTTGTTAACAGCAATAAATGAGAGATTTGAAGATGAAGCTGAGAAGGAAAGAAGAAGGTGTAAcctaatgttatataatattgagGAAAATACAAGTAGTGATCCCATGATCCGGAAACAACATGACGTATCTGTTATCCGTTCTTTTTGTAACGGTTCAGTTGATATCGACGCCGAAATGAAAGTTATCTATCGTGTTGGAAAAGCTGAGAAGGATGTTAAGAGGCCTTTGAAATTAGTTTTCAGAAAGGAGTCTATTAAACGTCAAGTTTTTTCTTTAGCATTTCAAAAGGGTTTTGCTGTTAGTAATGATAGAACCATGAAAGAAAGAGAAGCATTCACTAAGTTAAAAGGTGAATTAAAAACGCGATTAGATGCAGGTGAGAAAGACATAGTTATCCGAAGTGGGAAGATTGTGAAGCTTTTTCGTTcccaataaagaaaataaaaacagaaagttcTCTAATTTAAAAGAAAGTACGTTTTCCAATCAGAAATTTAACTTTTGGTACTCAAATTGTGATGGTTTTCTAAATAAGAAGTCAGAGTTACTTTCCCGTTTGGTTTCAGAAAAAGTTGATTTTATTGCATTGACAGAGATTTTACCAAAGCATTGTTTGTACCCGCCACTGATAAATGAATTTCGTGTCCAAggttaccaagcatttttttcgAATGAGGATTTTACTTCTGGTCGTGGTGTTTTAATTTATGTCAGAAATGGAATTTCAGTTTCTCAAATTTTCTTTAAGAAGAATAAGTTTGTAGAGTCAGTTTGGGTTAgagtaaaagaagtaaaaacggATCTTTTATTAGGTTGTGTTTACCGTAGCCCGACTTGTAGTATGGATAATAATATCAAGCTGAACTCATTGTTCCGTGAAGTATATAAATCATCTTTTTCTGATTTAATCGTTGTCGGCGATTTTAACTATAAAAGTATTAACTGGGAATTAAATTGTGTGTCTTCGGAAGATGGAGATTCCAGCAGAAGTTTCTTTGACACCATCAACGAtctatttttaattcaacacGTTATGGAACCTACTAGATACAGAGAAGGCGAAACACCCAATGTTTTGGATCTGGTTTTTACAGACAAAGAGAATACTATAAATGGCATTATGCAGTCTCCACCACTGGGTAAAAGCGACCATATGATGTTACAATTTTCTTGTAAAGGATGACAGAATTGAACCAAATATTCGAAGTTACAGGCATGGTAACTATGATTTGCTGCGCGAGAAAATTGGTTTGGTAGATTGGGATGTGGTTTTCAATGACAAATCAGGTATTCAATCGTGGGACGAATTCGAGCATATTCTTGCGAAGAATATTGATGAGTGTATCCCGATGAGGAAGGTTTGCCACGGAAGAAAACCTCTTTGgatgaacaaaaaaattgaaaagcagattgccaaaaaaaataaatgttggaaACAGTATGTAAAGGCCaagagaaaacaaaaagtaTGTGTGTCAGCAAAATGGTCGAAGTTTGTCCAAGTAAGAAATCAAACAGTAGATCTGATTCGATGTAGTAAATCTGACTTCGAAAATAAAATAGCAATTGAGATCAAATCTAATGAAAAGTCTTTTTGGAGGTATCTCAGTTCTCAGATCAATATAAAGTCTGGTATACCCAACTTAACTGATAGTAATGGAGGCATGTGTCTGATGACAAGGATAAGGCTGAGTTGCTAAACACGTTTTTTAGTAGTGTATTTGTCGATGAAAATTTTTCGAATGTACCGGCTGTTGATGACATTTCAGAGGATTTTTTTATCTCAAGTTGACTTTCCTTGTGACGAaatcttaaatattttatcaacgtTGAATATTACTAAAACAGCTGGACCTGATGGTATTCACCCACGCATCTTAGTCGAACTAAAGGATATCATTTGCTACCCCCTCCATATTATTTTTACGAAATTGTTTCAAGAAGGAGCCGTCCCTAATAGTTGGAAACGGGCTACAGTGGTaccgatttttaaaaaaggagtGAAGTCTGACCCAAGCAACTATAGACCTGTGAGTTTAACTTCggtagttggtaaaattatggAGAGAATTATCAGGAAGGAATTATTGGACTTTCTTGAACATCACTCACTTATTTGTTATGAGCAATTTGGTTTCCGGCAAGGTCGTTCCTGTGCTTTACAATTACTTGATGTTCTTGAAAACTGGTTTTCTTATTTTGATAATCaggattgttttgattgtatctACCTTGACTACAAGAAGGCTTTCGATAGTGTGCCTCATCATAGACTCCTTCTGAAAATGAGTGCATTGGGTATTAGAGGTAAACTTCTAAACTGGTTTCAAGAATTTCTTAACGATAGACAACAACGGGTTAGTGTCAATGGATGTGTTTCAGATTGGGCTGATGTTCGTAGTGGTATCCCGCAAGGAAGCGACGTTGGACCTGTTCTtttcattatgtttataaatgatttacCTTCTGTTATTTCTTCCTCTGTACGcatgtttgcagatgatactaAATTGTATAGAGTAGTTAACACTGTGAATGATGCTCAAGTCCTACAAGAAGATTTAGAGAAAGCATGTGACTGGTCTGACAAATGGCAATTACCTTTTAACGAGGGTAAGTGCAAAGTAATGCACTTTGGgatgaaaaacaacaaacatctgTATGCCATGCGTGGTTTCTTATTGAATGAAGTTGATCATGAAAAAGACCTCGGTGTTACTATTGActctaaacttgtttttaatgtacatgTGGCAGATGTAGCAATGAGAGCAAATCGGAAGTTGGGCATGGTATATCGAGctttcaagtttttaaatatgGATGGGTTTCTTCGTTTATATAAAGCTATTATTCGTCCGACCTTGGAATACTGCAACGTTGTTTTTAACTCGCTACATTGTAAGGAGGAAGACCTATTGGAAAAAGTCCAAGAACGTGCCACCAAGCTTATTTTTTCCATTCGTCATTTACCTTATTCAGAAAGGCTGAAAATTCTCAACCTACCTACTCTCGCATACAGAAGGCAAAAAGCTCATTtgatacagatttttaaaattttacatggAGTGGATAGTATTTCTGCTGATTCTTTTTTTGAGCGTGATGAAGATGTTAGAACACGTggtcattcttttaaattaaaatttaagttctcacgcacaaattggatgagggactcatttggtcgaaaagctattatattatggaattcgttatcggaggatgtagtagcttcaagatcaaccaatcaatttaagtccggtcttgaacgggcatggtccaaccaccctcttaaatttgcgccatattcaagagttgatataattatcaagaggggcttataggcatagcctagcctcgactccggacccagcattgctgagctccggaaacaagtaaacaagcaagtaagtaaacaagtaaatgaGCGTATCCAAGTTTTCGTGAGATGCAGATAtgtttgtgtcgtcagcaaataaaacaaaagataacgagtttgagcaattaaatacatcgttaatgtacaaaataaaaagtagaggccccagaattgaaccctgtggtacaccgcaatttatatccatcaaattcaattcacatttatttactcatcgtttataaatacagtttcatagcataaatgatggcaaggatcctgcatagagaagtttacacttctgtttttgCAGGACacttttacataaaacaataaacacaacataatagatacaaaataaaaaaaaaacatttcctatatacattttagagttgttcatcatcaaaaagcgatactgtttttctaacatgattatttatacattttgtcttaaaaaagaagatattcagTTTATTACTTCCAGTATACATGTGGATTctttctatatatattatagcaaaagtatgaatacatataatataaaacaggcTATGTGTGTACACTTGCACACACCAACACAAATGCATAATATATGCATCTATATTTTATGAGTGAAGCATTTTAAGTTCTGTAATTCGATAAAATGTctctttttacatatttttttagtattttataatttttgttaacaatATCTAAGTGATTTCTACAGAGCTCGTTCCATAGTTTTGGTCCGTGAATACTGATAAAATGTTGACCAGACGTTAACCTAGAGTATGGTTGTTTTACGCTACAAATATTTCGAAGATTATGGGTAGTATTTTCGTTTCTTTTGAATATCATTTGGATTCGTCTGGGTAAAACATTGCTTTTAATCTGGGCCATGAAACCTAGGACGGTAACTCTGTTGATATCTTGTATGTTAAGTATATTTAATTGCTTAAACAGTGGCTCAGAATGTTGCCAtggctttttaaataaaattattctagCAGCCTTTTTCTGGAGTTTAAGAAGGGATTCTAGTGTACTATCATATGTACTGCCCCAAATAATGTTTCCATACTGAAGGTGCGGTAGaattaatgtattatacaaatttgttaaaatataattaggaaaaaaatgtctagtttttatcaatattccaatagaCCTAGCGGTTTTTTTGCTAATAAGCCTTATATGATTTTTCCAGCAAAGGTTCTCATTTATTACAACCCCaagaaatgttaaatttttttgttgttctaaagtaatgttattcattttcaattcaatgttgGTTGTAATAATACGCCTTTGGGCAGTTTTAAAGATTACGTAATTTGTTTTGCTGGTgtttaataaaagtttattagcTTTGAACCACATATTAATTCTATCTAGTTCCACATTCATAGTGTTTGCCAATGCGTTCAGGTTTTTTCCACACTTGAATCCTGTTGTATCATCGGCAAagctaattaattcaatttgtgTACTTGAGTTACATATATCGTTTACATATACAAGAAACAACAAAGGTCCCAAAACGGACCCTTGTGGAACACCAATACTAGTCTCCGTAATATTAGACGAAGTaccatttataaaaacatattgctTTCGTGATTTTAAGTAGTTACTGAACCATTTTAGTGTAACACCTCTTATACCATAGTGGAATAGCTTGTTCAGTAATATACTGTGGTCAATAATATCAAATGTCTTTGACAGATCCATAAATGTGGCAATTACGAACTCTTTGTTTTCAAATGCCTTTAGTATTTTGTGGATCAGATCAATTATAGCGTGGGAGGTTGAATGATTGTTTCGGAAGCCGTATTGCCAATCATTTAGTATATTGTaagttttaaagtaattatacaATCTGGAATGGACTATCTTTTCAAAGATTTTAGAGAAAATTGGTAGTAGTGATATCGGGCGATAATTCGAGGCTAAATGACGGTCCCCTTTTTTGTATATGGGAATTACTTTTGCAATTTTTATCTGTTCCGGTATTGAGCCGGAGTGAAGAGATACGTTAAATATATAAGTCAAGGGCTTTACAATAGCATCACCAACTGCCTTGACTAACTTTGGTGAAATATCATCAAAACCAGGTGTTTTGTTTGCATCAAGTGATTGAATCACTTTTAACACTTCCTCCTCATTTACATGGTAGAAAAACATAGAGTTACTTTGCCTGTTTAGCAGGTAATCAGAGTATTGTGCCGTTGATGGCTCAATACTGTCTCGTACCTTGAGaccaacattaataaaataatcgttAATGTGGTTTGCAATAGGCTCACAACCCTCTATGAGTTTGTCACCAGATGTAAAAGTGGATGGAACATTATTTTTGCCTCCACCTGGatttataatatcatttataatattccatgttttttttttatttcctttagtattgttaaaaacattttcataatatGATTTCTTTGCCTTTTTGCATGTACGCATAAATGACTTATTAAACTCTTTATAAATATCCTTATTTTTAGACGAGGgatgttttataaatttgttgtaCAACACATGTTTTCTTTTGCTAGACTTTAAGAGTCTTGAGCTCATCCATGGTTGTTTGAactttttatactttttgtgattttcttgaactttttttttttcaagtttttattatataattttttgaaaGTGTTGATAAAAGCATTGTAAGCATCATCAGCGTTTGTCCTTACATATACATCAGCCCAATCAACAGGTAATAAGtcattatatagtttatttatatttctttcgtTTATTGCATATTTATGAGGTTCTATATTACCGGTTTTTACTTTAATATGTTTGTCGGGCACGGAGTGGATAATTTGGTATACCGGTAAATGATCAGATATGTCTGAGATTAGTATACCAGATAACATTTGTTCAGAAAGTGTATTGgagaaaatgttatcaattaatgaAGATGTGTTGTTTTGTATTCTAGTGGGTCTTGAAATCGATGGGTAGTAGGAATGCGACATCATTACTTCtagaaaattatttacaaaatcagTCGATGCATGCTTaagtaaattaatgttaaacACGAACTTGTGTTATCAATAGACGTAAATTGTTTCCTTCCACTAATATAGTTTCTAAACCATTTAAGAGCCGTGCCTGTTATGCCATAGTGTTCCAATTTTTTAAG
This region of Antedon mediterranea chromosome 8, ecAntMedi1.1, whole genome shotgun sequence genomic DNA includes:
- the LOC140056959 gene encoding uncharacterized protein, with translation MTCVVDSSPEAMCNFIKDGDVLPHDGSCTFTIPSASRADDGSYECEADNGVGNKQKSDNRNLEVQYKPDEDIANDQTVPPGETFTITSTVTANSSDVTYLWTTDLPGNEDSVNYRPTFTLKVSETEVDGTIYLVNITVTNIIGSTTDSANITISETTAESCNDTTGLTIGMFFVGIILGVLGFYIAEITHNKIKKKSLSKEQDAEKRKQDTYMDYVVDTGEQTQTYQDLQHKEEESAYVNLNAVNKQKGKV